One Streptosporangium sp. NBC_01495 DNA window includes the following coding sequences:
- the dtd gene encoding D-aminoacyl-tRNA deacylase, whose protein sequence is MRAVVQRVSSASVVVDGVTVGAIDEPGLLVLVGVTHTDTRAEAARLAAKLWGLRILSGEKSCSDIGAPLLVVSQFTLYGDARKGRRPTWQAAAPGPVAEPLVEAVCAELRGLGARVETGVFGADMKVGLTNDGPITLVLDI, encoded by the coding sequence ATGCGTGCGGTCGTACAGCGGGTGAGTTCCGCGTCGGTGGTGGTGGACGGCGTGACGGTCGGGGCGATCGACGAGCCGGGGCTGCTGGTCCTGGTCGGCGTGACCCACACCGACACGCGCGCCGAGGCGGCCAGGCTCGCCGCCAAGCTCTGGGGCCTGCGGATCCTCTCCGGCGAGAAATCCTGCTCCGACATCGGCGCGCCACTGCTGGTGGTCAGCCAGTTCACCCTGTACGGCGACGCCCGCAAGGGCCGCCGTCCCACCTGGCAGGCAGCCGCCCCCGGGCCGGTCGCCGAGCCGCTGGTGGAGGCGGTCTGCGCCGAACTGCGCGGGCTGGGTGCCCGGGTGGAGACCGGGGTGTTCGGTGCCGACATGAAGGTCGGGCTGACCAACGACGGCCCGATCACCCTGGTCCTGGACATCTGA
- a CDS encoding asparaginase, producing MSAESLFVEVVRSGFVESTHRARMLAVAADGSLVRVHGEVDALVSPRSSMKPLQALAMVRAGLPLEGELLALACASHAGEPFHVDGVRRILAGAGLDESALGCPEDLPEDVASRDEVLRSGGGRARVYMNCSGKHAAMLATCVANGWPPETYLDPAHPLQRAVRATIEELTGERVAASGVDGCGAPLFFVSMLGVTRAFRALVRADRDTPERRVADAFRAHPEWTSGTTRPEARLMRAVPGLLVKAGAEAFDAFVFTDGRSGTVKVEDGGQRARVPVTVAALTALGFEAPGLDELAAGVLLGGGRPVGEIRVR from the coding sequence GTGTCTGCTGAGTCATTGTTCGTCGAGGTTGTCCGTTCGGGGTTCGTGGAGTCCACCCATCGGGCGCGGATGCTCGCGGTGGCGGCCGACGGGTCGCTGGTGAGGGTCCACGGGGAGGTGGACGCCCTGGTGTCGCCGCGCTCGTCCATGAAGCCCCTGCAGGCGCTCGCCATGGTCCGCGCCGGGCTCCCGCTGGAGGGGGAACTGCTCGCGCTGGCGTGCGCGAGTCACGCGGGGGAGCCGTTCCACGTGGACGGGGTACGCAGGATCCTGGCCGGGGCCGGTCTGGACGAGAGCGCGCTCGGCTGCCCGGAGGACCTGCCGGAGGACGTCGCCTCCCGCGACGAGGTGCTGCGCTCAGGAGGGGGCCGGGCCAGGGTCTACATGAACTGCTCGGGCAAGCACGCGGCGATGCTCGCCACCTGCGTGGCCAACGGCTGGCCGCCGGAGACCTACCTCGACCCGGCGCATCCGCTGCAGCGGGCCGTACGCGCCACGATCGAGGAGCTGACCGGCGAGCGCGTCGCCGCCAGCGGGGTGGACGGTTGCGGCGCCCCGCTGTTCTTCGTCTCGATGCTGGGCGTGACGCGGGCGTTCCGCGCCCTTGTCCGGGCCGACCGGGACACCCCGGAGCGCCGCGTCGCCGACGCCTTCCGCGCCCACCCCGAGTGGACGTCGGGGACCACCCGCCCCGAGGCCCGGCTGATGCGGGCGGTCCCCGGACTGCTGGTCAAGGCCGGGGCCGAGGCCTTCGACGCCTTCGTCTTCACCGACGGGCGCTCGGGAACCGTCAAGGTCGAGGACGGCGGCCAGCGCGCCCGGGTCCCGGTCACCGTCGCGGCCCTGACCGCTCTCGGCTTCGAGGCCCCCGGGCTCGACGAGCTCGCCGCCGGGGTCCTGCTCGGCGGGGGGCGTCCCGTGGGCGAGATCCGCGTGCGGTAG
- the ygfZ gene encoding CAF17-like 4Fe-4S cluster assembly/insertion protein YgfZ, with protein MRSPLLDTPGAVAAETPDADVAGHYGDPFAEQRALLAGEAMVDRSNREVVRISGPDRLSWLNSLSSQKLDDLKPGRPTETLLLDAQGRVEHHLVLVDDGEAVWAHVEPGTGAEVAAFLDKMRFMLRVEVADVTDRYAVVSVAGEAHPDLPEGAVAVGRDILLPRDLLAGRLGLRLAGLWAYEALRIEGHRPRLGFETDHKTIPHEVGWIGSALHLNKGCYKGQETVARVHNLGHPPRRLVFLHLDGSVDTLPKHGTPVTLDGAEIGFVGSSARHHELGPVALAVVKRTVPVDATLEAGGVAASQEVIVPPDAGRNVQIDPSLRRRLR; from the coding sequence ATGCGAAGCCCTCTGCTGGACACTCCCGGCGCGGTCGCGGCTGAGACCCCCGACGCCGACGTCGCCGGACACTATGGCGACCCGTTCGCCGAGCAGCGCGCGTTGCTCGCCGGAGAGGCGATGGTCGACCGGAGCAACCGCGAGGTCGTCCGGATCTCCGGGCCCGACCGCCTGAGCTGGCTCAACAGCCTCAGCTCGCAGAAACTCGACGACCTGAAACCCGGTCGGCCCACCGAGACGCTGCTGCTGGACGCCCAGGGCAGGGTGGAGCACCACCTCGTCCTCGTCGACGACGGCGAGGCGGTGTGGGCCCACGTCGAGCCGGGCACCGGCGCGGAGGTGGCCGCGTTCCTCGACAAGATGCGGTTCATGCTGAGGGTCGAGGTCGCCGACGTGACGGACCGCTACGCCGTGGTCTCCGTGGCGGGGGAGGCGCACCCCGACCTGCCCGAGGGGGCCGTCGCCGTCGGCAGGGACATCCTGCTTCCACGCGACCTGCTGGCCGGGCGGCTCGGGCTGAGGCTCGCCGGGCTCTGGGCGTACGAGGCGCTGCGGATCGAGGGGCACCGTCCCCGCCTGGGCTTCGAGACCGACCACAAGACGATCCCGCACGAGGTGGGCTGGATCGGCTCGGCCCTCCATCTCAACAAGGGCTGCTACAAGGGCCAGGAGACCGTGGCCCGCGTTCACAACCTGGGCCATCCGCCCCGCCGCCTGGTCTTCCTGCACCTGGACGGCAGCGTCGACACCCTGCCCAAGCACGGCACCCCGGTGACCCTCGACGGCGCGGAGATCGGTTTCGTGGGAAGCTCGGCGCGCCATCACGAGCTGGGCCCGGTCGCGCTGGCCGTGGTGAAGCGGACCGTGCCGGTGGACGCCACGCTGGAGGCCGGAGGGGTGGCCGCGTCCCAGGAGGTCATCGTGCCGCCGGACGCCGGGCGCAACGTCCAGATCGACCCGAGCCTGCGCCGCCGCCTCCGCTGA